A DNA window from Amycolatopsis sp. DSM 110486 contains the following coding sequences:
- a CDS encoding MFS transporter — protein MFASLRVRNYRLFFTGQVISNVGTWMQRIAQDWLVFQLSGNNPVALGIAVAFQFTPTLLLSLQAGVIADRVDKRRLLILIQSVNCLQATLLGVLNLTGVVQIWHVYLLCMMLGITSAMEVPTRQSFVAEMVGRDQIANAVALNSSIFNLARIVGPAIAGFAITWVGTGWLFIANAVSTIAVVTGLAMMNPAKLFRGPAIPRAKGQLMEGLRYVRHRSDLVTVMVLMFFVSTFGITYFTSLPIVAANVFHTQADGYGLLSTLVAVGTFVGALLSARRGIKSRPRVRLMLISGALLGLFEFVTAFMPTYLTFGLGLIPLGFATITFLNTANALVQTSVSPEMRGRVMGIYVLVLIGGNPIGGPMTGWMADAFGGRSPFYIGGAISLIAAVVCALVLIRRGGVSLPVRRFGNGLRVLKRERV, from the coding sequence ATGTTCGCGTCGCTGCGCGTGCGCAACTACCGGCTGTTCTTCACCGGCCAGGTCATCTCCAACGTCGGCACCTGGATGCAGCGCATTGCCCAGGACTGGCTGGTGTTCCAGCTCTCGGGGAACAACCCGGTCGCACTGGGGATCGCCGTCGCGTTCCAGTTCACGCCGACACTGCTGCTGTCGCTGCAGGCCGGCGTGATCGCGGACCGCGTGGACAAGCGGCGGCTGCTGATCCTCATCCAGAGCGTCAACTGCCTGCAGGCGACGTTGCTGGGCGTGCTGAATCTGACCGGTGTCGTGCAGATCTGGCACGTGTACCTGTTGTGCATGATGCTCGGCATCACCTCGGCGATGGAGGTGCCGACGCGGCAGTCGTTCGTGGCCGAGATGGTGGGCCGCGACCAGATCGCCAACGCCGTGGCGCTGAACTCGTCGATCTTCAACCTGGCGCGCATCGTCGGCCCGGCCATCGCCGGGTTCGCGATCACCTGGGTGGGCACCGGCTGGCTCTTCATCGCCAACGCGGTGAGCACGATCGCCGTGGTCACCGGGCTGGCGATGATGAACCCCGCCAAGCTTTTCCGCGGCCCCGCGATCCCCCGCGCGAAGGGCCAGCTCATGGAGGGCCTGCGCTATGTGCGCCACCGCTCCGACCTGGTCACGGTGATGGTGCTGATGTTCTTCGTCAGCACGTTCGGCATCACCTACTTCACGTCGCTGCCGATCGTCGCCGCCAACGTCTTCCACACCCAGGCCGACGGTTACGGTCTGTTGTCCACGCTCGTCGCCGTGGGGACCTTCGTGGGCGCGCTGTTGTCCGCGCGCCGCGGGATCAAGAGCCGGCCCCGCGTGCGGCTCATGCTGATCTCCGGCGCGCTGCTCGGCCTGTTCGAGTTCGTCACGGCGTTCATGCCGACCTACCTGACCTTCGGCCTCGGCCTCATCCCGCTCGGCTTCGCCACCATCACGTTCCTGAACACGGCCAACGCGCTGGTGCAGACGTCCGTCTCGCCCGAGATGCGCGGCCGCGTGATGGGCATCTACGTGCTGGTGCTCATCGGCGGCAACCCGATCGGCGGTCCGATGACCGGCTGGATGGCCGACGCGTTCGGCGGCCGCTCGCCGTTCTACATCG
- a CDS encoding MarR family winged helix-turn-helix transcriptional regulator: MSGDTHERSLASRLRLAVVRLNRRLRAQRVGDDVTLTQTAALSTLHKCGPLTPGQLAAKEGVQPPSMTRVIAALEEMGFVERRPHPTDGRQAIVELSDSGMAYVKQAISVREAWLDRQLAELGEEELEVLSRAAEIIDRMAGN; the protein is encoded by the coding sequence ATGTCCGGTGACACGCATGAGCGCTCCCTCGCGAGCCGCCTGCGTCTCGCGGTGGTCCGGCTCAACCGCCGGCTCCGGGCACAGCGCGTGGGCGACGACGTGACGTTGACGCAGACCGCGGCGCTGTCCACCTTGCACAAGTGCGGCCCGCTGACGCCTGGTCAGCTGGCCGCCAAGGAAGGCGTCCAGCCGCCCTCGATGACGAGGGTCATCGCCGCGCTCGAGGAGATGGGGTTCGTCGAGCGGCGCCCGCACCCGACGGATGGCCGGCAGGCCATCGTGGAGCTGTCCGACAGCGGCATGGCCTACGTGAAGCAGGCCATTTCCGTCCGGGAGGCGTGGCTGGATCGGCAACTGGCCGAACTCGGCGAGGAAGAGCTGGAAGTGCTCTCCCGCGCCGCTGAGATCATCGACAGGATGGCGGGGAACTAA
- a CDS encoding NCS2 family permease, whose product MTDQREREAVSTLDRFFKITERGSTAGREIRGGVVTFVTMAYIVVLNPLIIGSFAAGTPSAHADVLGHILPVPAVAAVTALVAGVMTILMGLIANYPFAIATGLGLNSLLAVTLAPQMTWPEAMGLVVIEGVIIVLLVLTGFRTAVFRAVPPALKSAIAVGIGLFICLIGLVDAGFVRRLPDDAHTTVPVGLGINGSVASWPTAVFVVGLLLTAILVAKKVKGAILIGVLSSTVLAIAVEAIVKAGPSNGTNPKGWNLGYPALPSNVLGIPDLSLVGDVSFGAWTRLPIITVVLLVFTLVLADFFDAMGTMTGLGKEAGLIGKDGQLAGVGRALFVEGLAGAAGGFGSASSNTVFVESASGIAEGARTGLANVVTGVLFLAAMFLTPLYQIVPVEAAAPALVVVGALMMGQVREIDFTDFSIALPAFLTIVVMPFTYSIANGVGAGFVSYVVIRAATGKARQVHPLMWVIAVAFVAYFAVGPIQAALS is encoded by the coding sequence ATGACGGATCAGCGCGAGCGGGAGGCCGTGTCCACTCTGGACCGGTTCTTCAAGATCACCGAACGCGGCTCCACGGCCGGGCGGGAGATCCGCGGCGGCGTCGTCACGTTCGTGACCATGGCCTACATCGTGGTGCTCAACCCGCTCATCATCGGCAGCTTCGCCGCGGGCACGCCCTCGGCGCACGCCGACGTGCTCGGCCACATCCTGCCCGTGCCGGCCGTGGCCGCGGTGACGGCGCTGGTCGCCGGTGTGATGACGATCCTGATGGGCCTGATCGCCAACTACCCGTTCGCCATCGCCACCGGTCTGGGCCTCAACAGCCTGCTCGCCGTCACGCTCGCACCCCAGATGACCTGGCCCGAGGCCATGGGCCTGGTGGTGATCGAGGGCGTGATCATCGTCCTGCTGGTGCTCACCGGCTTCCGCACGGCCGTGTTCCGCGCGGTGCCGCCGGCGCTCAAGTCGGCGATCGCGGTCGGCATCGGCCTGTTCATCTGCCTCATCGGGCTTGTCGACGCCGGTTTCGTGCGCCGCCTGCCCGACGACGCGCACACCACCGTCCCGGTCGGCCTCGGCATCAACGGCTCGGTCGCCTCCTGGCCGACGGCCGTGTTCGTGGTCGGCCTGCTGCTCACCGCGATCCTCGTGGCGAAGAAGGTCAAGGGCGCGATCCTCATCGGCGTGCTGAGCTCGACCGTGCTGGCCATCGCCGTCGAGGCGATCGTGAAGGCCGGTCCGTCGAACGGCACCAATCCCAAGGGCTGGAACCTCGGCTACCCGGCGCTGCCGTCGAACGTCCTCGGTATCCCCGACCTGTCGCTGGTCGGCGACGTGTCCTTCGGCGCGTGGACGCGGCTGCCGATCATCACCGTCGTCCTGCTCGTGTTCACGCTCGTGCTCGCCGACTTCTTCGACGCCATGGGCACCATGACCGGCCTCGGCAAGGAAGCCGGCCTGATCGGCAAGGACGGCCAGTTGGCAGGCGTCGGGCGCGCCCTGTTCGTCGAAGGCCTCGCCGGCGCGGCCGGTGGCTTCGGCTCGGCCAGCTCCAACACCGTCTTCGTCGAGTCCGCCTCCGGCATCGCGGAGGGCGCACGCACGGGCCTCGCCAACGTCGTCACCGGCGTGCTCTTCCTCGCCGCCATGTTCCTGACGCCGCTCTACCAGATCGTGCCCGTCGAGGCCGCCGCGCCGGCGCTGGTGGTCGTGGGCGCGCTGATGATGGGACAGGTCCGCGAAATCGACTTCACGGACTTCTCGATCGCGCTGCCGGCCTTCCTGACGATCGTCGTCATGCCGTTCACCTACTCCATCGCCAACGGCGTCGGCGCGGGCTTCGTGAGCTACGTCGTCATCCGCGCCGCCACCGGCAAGGCCCGCCAGGTCCACCCGCTGATGTGGGTGATCGCGGTGGCGTTCGTGGCGTACTTCGCGGTGGGTCCGATCCAGGCCGCGTTGAGCTGA
- a CDS encoding DUF2530 domain-containing protein: protein MRHTPDLPKRLTDLTPVVIVGTSLWAVALVVLFFVADGVWVWTAFAGIVLGFIGFGIIFWQRAAARRGSKSAQRL from the coding sequence TTGCGGCACACGCCGGACCTGCCCAAGCGCCTGACCGACCTGACCCCGGTGGTGATCGTAGGTACCTCGCTGTGGGCCGTCGCGCTGGTGGTGCTCTTTTTCGTCGCCGACGGTGTGTGGGTGTGGACGGCGTTCGCCGGGATCGTCCTGGGGTTCATCGGCTTCGGCATCATCTTCTGGCAGCGCGCGGCGGCCCGGCGGGGGTCGAAGTCGGCGCAGCGGCTGTAG
- a CDS encoding sacsin N-terminal ATP-binding-like domain-containing protein has product MGADPFGTGRLREAMLRAWRDSPTRFVEDTNAERDLRVGAYRDRLFVELAQNAADAAQAAETPGRVRVSVVDGELRFANTGAPLDTRGVESLASLRASAKERLDTVGRFGVGFAAVLTVSDEPRVVSARGGVRFSAERTREAAGRDGDVPVLRLPWPSEEAPPEGFDTEVRLPLREPESGKALLDALEEEISDLLLALPWLGEAEVDGRVWTRTGTDQVEIAGPEKSRRWLTREGWAVPIDVDGVPQPLDEDVLHAPTPTDEALSLPARLIAPVPLEPSRRRVLPGAALDEAIAAAAKKYVGLVRAVPQEHRFVLVPQAGFPRSTVDAQLRDQVFAELATQPWLSTMDNKEVSGRQAKVLDVDVPDLPPLLADLVPGLVAAPAGAARVLKPVSAQAIGVEDVMEVLTGIDREPGWWHRLYAALAVAVDTHDVSPAQLDGLPVPLSDGRTLPGARGTLLLDGSNELLELLSDVDVPGLRLVHPAAAHPLLERLGAKHADARQLLEAEQVQYAVERSVEDVRSGLDGMNLAGAVLRLIAECGDDAPEWAGALALPSEDGWRRADELVLPSSPLLDVFDSEVFEEDGALSVLDEEFAEDWPQPTLEAVGVLDSFAVVRDEEPHEPDHGLPDEDSWWDSFERPPTTVLAIRDLDLVADDAWPAALRLIAARPETWQALHAPEGHAGWWLARYALLAGEAPGSWRLPAAADLAGLYDEVPDLELSVELLQAAGVRTTLDLATAEDVTDLLDRLGDPARTLTPGLAARAHRALVQSPVDVDDLDAPVRVRTAGASVADADKAVVLDVPWPASALPATKIIAAPEDPEHLAELLDVPLAGALPNEVTSTGEYVAWADLPAIRLVADQLGLTVPEGGPLLHDVLTVIVDGTTADVPWWSDEDNRLHAADTSEGLARAFAWATDHWTERYRITALLDDPAPHTFLN; this is encoded by the coding sequence ATGGGGGCGGATCCGTTCGGGACGGGGCGGCTGCGCGAGGCGATGTTGCGCGCGTGGCGGGACTCGCCGACGCGGTTTGTGGAGGACACCAACGCCGAGCGTGACTTGAGGGTTGGGGCGTATCGCGATCGGCTGTTCGTGGAGCTGGCGCAGAACGCGGCGGACGCGGCGCAGGCGGCCGAGACCCCCGGCCGGGTCAGGGTGTCCGTTGTGGACGGTGAGCTGAGGTTCGCCAACACCGGGGCGCCGCTGGATACGCGGGGTGTGGAGTCGTTGGCGTCGTTGCGGGCGTCGGCGAAGGAACGGCTGGACACGGTCGGGCGGTTTGGCGTCGGGTTTGCGGCGGTGTTGACCGTGTCCGACGAGCCGCGGGTCGTTTCGGCGCGAGGTGGGGTGCGGTTCTCCGCGGAGCGCACGCGGGAGGCGGCCGGGCGGGACGGGGATGTGCCCGTGCTGCGGCTGCCGTGGCCTTCAGAGGAGGCACCGCCGGAGGGGTTCGACACCGAAGTGCGGCTGCCGCTGCGGGAGCCGGAGAGTGGGAAGGCGCTGCTGGACGCCCTCGAGGAAGAGATTTCCGACCTTCTGCTGGCCTTGCCGTGGTTGGGTGAGGCTGAAGTGGACGGTCGCGTTTGGACGCGCACCGGCACGGATCAGGTTGAGATCGCCGGGCCCGAGAAGAGTCGAAGGTGGCTGACTCGCGAGGGCTGGGCCGTGCCGATCGACGTGGACGGGGTGCCGCAGCCGCTGGACGAAGACGTGCTGCATGCGCCGACGCCGACGGATGAGGCGTTGTCGCTGCCGGCGCGGTTGATCGCGCCCGTGCCGCTGGAGCCGTCGCGGCGGAGGGTGTTGCCCGGGGCGGCGCTGGATGAGGCGATCGCGGCGGCGGCGAAGAAATACGTCGGGCTCGTCAGGGCTGTGCCGCAGGAGCATCGGTTCGTGCTGGTGCCCCAGGCCGGATTCCCGCGATCCACAGTGGACGCGCAGCTGAGGGATCAGGTTTTCGCCGAGCTGGCAACGCAGCCGTGGCTGTCCACTATGGACAACAAGGAGGTGTCCGGCCGGCAGGCGAAGGTGCTCGACGTCGACGTGCCGGACCTGCCGCCGCTCTTGGCCGACCTCGTGCCCGGCCTGGTGGCCGCGCCGGCGGGGGCGGCGCGGGTGCTGAAGCCCGTGTCGGCGCAGGCGATCGGCGTCGAGGACGTGATGGAGGTGCTCACCGGGATCGACCGTGAACCCGGGTGGTGGCACCGACTGTACGCGGCGCTCGCCGTGGCTGTGGACACGCACGACGTGTCGCCGGCACAGCTCGACGGGCTCCCGGTGCCGCTGTCCGACGGACGCACGCTGCCCGGCGCGCGCGGCACATTGCTGCTCGACGGGTCAAACGAGCTGCTCGAACTCCTGTCCGATGTGGACGTTCCGGGGCTGCGGCTCGTGCACCCCGCGGCGGCGCACCCGTTGCTGGAACGCTTGGGCGCCAAGCATGCCGACGCCCGCCAGCTGCTCGAAGCCGAGCAGGTGCAGTACGCCGTGGAACGCAGTGTGGAAGACGTCCGGTCCGGTTTGGACGGGATGAACCTCGCGGGTGCCGTGCTGAGGCTGATCGCGGAGTGCGGTGACGACGCGCCGGAGTGGGCCGGTGCGCTTGCCCTCCCGTCCGAAGACGGCTGGCGCCGGGCCGACGAGCTCGTGCTGCCTTCGTCTCCTCTTCTCGACGTGTTCGACTCCGAAGTGTTCGAAGAGGATGGTGCCCTGTCCGTTCTCGACGAGGAGTTCGCCGAGGACTGGCCACAGCCGACACTCGAAGCGGTCGGCGTGCTCGACTCGTTCGCCGTCGTCCGCGACGAGGAGCCGCACGAGCCTGACCACGGCCTGCCCGACGAAGACTCGTGGTGGGACTCGTTCGAACGCCCGCCAACGACTGTCCTGGCGATCAGAGACCTCGACCTCGTCGCCGACGACGCGTGGCCCGCCGCGCTGCGCCTCATCGCCGCGCGGCCCGAGACGTGGCAGGCGCTGCACGCGCCCGAAGGCCACGCGGGCTGGTGGCTCGCTCGTTATGCCCTGCTCGCCGGCGAAGCCCCCGGCTCTTGGCGCCTGCCTGCCGCGGCCGACCTCGCCGGCCTCTACGACGAGGTGCCAGACCTCGAGCTCTCCGTCGAGCTGCTCCAGGCCGCCGGCGTCCGGACCACGCTGGACCTCGCGACGGCCGAAGACGTCACCGACCTGCTCGACCGCCTCGGCGACCCCGCCCGCACGCTCACACCGGGCCTCGCCGCGCGCGCCCACCGCGCGCTCGTCCAGTCGCCCGTGGACGTCGACGACCTCGACGCCCCGGTCCGCGTCCGCACGGCCGGCGCGAGCGTGGCAGACGCCGACAAAGCCGTGGTCCTCGACGTCCCGTGGCCGGCGTCCGCGCTGCCGGCGACCAAGATCATCGCCGCCCCCGAAGACCCCGAACACCTCGCCGAACTGCTCGACGTCCCTCTCGCCGGCGCCCTGCCGAACGAGGTGACCAGCACCGGCGAGTACGTCGCCTGGGCCGACCTGCCCGCGATCCGCCTCGTCGCCGACCAGCTCGGCCTCACCGTGCCCGAGGGTGGCCCGCTGCTGCACGATGTGCTCACCGTGATCGTCGACGGCACCACCGCCGACGTCCCGTGGTGGTCGGACGAGGACAACCGGCTCCACGCCGCCGACACGTCAGAAGGTCTGGCCCGCGCGTTCGCCTGGGCCACCGACCACTGGACCGAGCGCTACCGCATCACCGCACTGCTCGACGACCCGGCGCCGCACACGTTCCTGAACTAG
- a CDS encoding DUF3027 domain-containing protein, protein MTLLLTLDDGSIQRKLADAEDFAREAVLADAPAEQVGEHVAVTSEDAVSATHLFEASVPGYHGWCWAVTVAVAGLDEPVTVSELALLPGPDSLVAPTWVPWEQRVRAGDLGVGDIFPTDKDDPRLAPAYLQSDDPAVEEVAHDVGLGRVHVLSRYGRQDAATRWHGGEFGPRSDMARSAPATCGSCGFFVPLAGSLRGAFGVCTNDIAPADGHAVDVEYGCGAHSEVEVEITSSIPVAELVYDDSLIDFVSDGEPEASAAAASSSEVAAEASSAAAEEASTAATVEPEAAAEVAAVEVAVGEAASAGITETPAGETLATNAAAETASAASSDTIAADASQAAVSAEPAADASADSIAVAEPTAVAPEPEATSDTTAAPAEAEVVSTTSAPESAPAEQDAEASADSITEPTAVAPAPDAAADTAAATSQPEATVSAEPVAMTPAPEAASAAEAGTADPEAIASAEPAEPAATASASEAASASEAAGSPPAVSPEVEAAEPAVEEAPADSVAEVAAAEADPAAEPAATPAADAVEDSAAVTSEPEVVAPAKPAAAAWEAVGLWADHTAEQGSEPADEAHAGASEEAATELAAPDGAGAETTAVADLAAPEAQAVSAADEIAESAAPEAATVEESAAESFEEAAGDSAEPSDATNATEATNVAEAREDAEAIGASPAAEAGQASDASDASTVAEAAELGQVAEAGEAAHAAEAGQATEADRVAEVQAGEGDLGTESGDGPR, encoded by the coding sequence ATGACGTTGCTGTTGACCCTGGACGACGGCTCTATCCAGCGGAAGCTCGCGGACGCGGAAGACTTTGCGCGCGAAGCTGTGCTGGCGGACGCCCCGGCCGAGCAGGTCGGCGAGCACGTCGCCGTGACCTCCGAGGACGCCGTCTCGGCGACCCACCTGTTCGAGGCGTCGGTGCCCGGCTACCACGGCTGGTGCTGGGCCGTGACGGTCGCCGTCGCCGGCCTGGACGAGCCGGTGACCGTGAGCGAGCTCGCCCTCCTGCCCGGCCCGGACTCCCTGGTCGCACCCACGTGGGTTCCCTGGGAGCAACGCGTGCGCGCCGGCGACCTCGGCGTGGGCGACATCTTCCCCACCGACAAGGACGACCCGCGCCTCGCGCCCGCGTACCTGCAGTCCGACGACCCGGCCGTCGAAGAGGTCGCCCACGACGTCGGCCTGGGCCGCGTCCACGTCCTCTCCCGCTACGGCCGCCAGGACGCCGCCACCCGCTGGCACGGCGGCGAGTTCGGCCCGCGCTCCGACATGGCCCGGAGCGCTCCGGCGACTTGTGGGTCCTGTGGGTTTTTCGTGCCGCTCGCCGGGTCTCTGCGCGGAGCGTTCGGGGTGTGCACCAACGACATCGCCCCGGCGGACGGCCACGCGGTGGACGTCGAGTACGGGTGTGGGGCGCATTCCGAGGTGGAGGTGGAGATCACCTCGTCGATCCCGGTGGCGGAACTGGTTTATGACGATTCGTTGATCGACTTTGTGTCGGATGGTGAGCCTGAGGCCTCTGCGGCTGCTGCTTCGTCGTCAGAGGTGGCTGCGGAGGCTTCGTCGGCTGCTGCTGAAGAGGCTTCCACCGCGGCGACGGTGGAGCCGGAGGCTGCTGCTGAGGTTGCTGCTGTTGAGGTCGCTGTCGGGGAGGCTGCCTCGGCTGGGATCACCGAAACCCCGGCCGGTGAAACTCTCGCGACGAACGCGGCTGCGGAGACTGCTTCGGCCGCTTCTTCGGACACGATCGCAGCGGACGCTTCGCAGGCCGCGGTCTCTGCCGAGCCGGCCGCCGATGCTTCGGCGGACTCGATCGCCGTCGCCGAGCCGACTGCGGTTGCCCCGGAGCCGGAAGCAACTTCCGACACCACGGCTGCGCCCGCGGAAGCCGAGGTGGTTTCGACGACCTCAGCTCCCGAGTCGGCGCCCGCCGAACAGGACGCCGAGGCTTCGGCCGACTCGATCACCGAGCCGACCGCGGTCGCCCCGGCGCCGGATGCAGCCGCCGACACTGCGGCCGCGACCTCGCAGCCTGAGGCGACTGTCTCTGCCGAGCCGGTTGCGATGACCCCGGCTCCGGAGGCGGCTTCCGCCGCCGAGGCTGGGACTGCGGACCCGGAGGCGATTGCCTCGGCCGAACCGGCCGAACCGGCCGCGACGGCCTCGGCTTCGGAGGCGGCTTCCGCCTCCGAAGCGGCGGGGTCGCCCCCGGCTGTCTCGCCTGAGGTCGAAGCTGCCGAGCCGGCGGTGGAAGAAGCGCCTGCTGACTCGGTCGCTGAAGTTGCGGCGGCCGAGGCGGATCCCGCCGCCGAGCCCGCCGCTACCCCGGCGGCCGATGCGGTTGAGGACTCCGCAGCTGTGACCTCGGAGCCCGAGGTCGTTGCCCCCGCTAAGCCAGCTGCTGCGGCCTGGGAAGCGGTGGGGCTGTGGGCGGATCACACCGCCGAGCAGGGTTCGGAACCGGCTGACGAGGCTCACGCCGGAGCTTCTGAGGAAGCTGCCACCGAGCTGGCTGCTCCGGATGGCGCGGGCGCGGAAACCACAGCGGTCGCCGACCTTGCGGCGCCCGAGGCCCAGGCGGTTTCCGCGGCCGACGAGATCGCGGAGAGCGCGGCGCCGGAAGCGGCGACGGTCGAGGAGTCGGCTGCGGAGTCGTTCGAGGAAGCTGCCGGCGATTCCGCCGAACCCTCCGACGCAACGAACGCGACCGAAGCCACCAACGTCGCCGAAGCGCGCGAAGATGCCGAAGCGATCGGAGCGAGCCCGGCCGCTGAAGCTGGCCAGGCCAGCGACGCGAGCGACGCCAGCACGGTGGCCGAAGCCGCCGAGCTGGGCCAGGTTGCCGAAGCAGGCGAAGCGGCTCACGCCGCCGAAGCTGGCCAGGCCACCGAAGCGGACCGCGTAGCCGAAGTACAGGCCGGCGAGGGTGACCTGGGCACTGAGAGTGGTGACGGCCCCCGGTGA
- a CDS encoding glutaminyl-peptide cyclotransferase — MRTPLTRTPLIWPLLAVALLGGCAGTQATQPPPEELTVQVLQTLPHDTSAFTEGLEFAGTTLYESRGLSGASALTAGAAGQKPTTRVALPSPLFAEGITILGPKLWQLTWQDGFAIERDSKTLAELRRVPFDGEGWGLCHQPSGRLVMSNGTSQLTFRDPQTFAITGSVDVGVDQLNELECVGDTVYANVWKTGTILRIDSKTGHITGRIDAGGLRTPVNPGEDVLNGIAAVPGTDEFLVTGKLWPAMYRVKFVPAGAAGTQNGT; from the coding sequence GTGCGCACTCCCCTGACGCGAACCCCGTTGATCTGGCCGCTGCTGGCGGTGGCTCTGCTCGGCGGCTGCGCCGGCACGCAGGCGACACAACCCCCGCCCGAAGAGCTCACTGTGCAGGTGCTGCAGACGCTGCCGCACGACACGTCGGCCTTCACCGAGGGCCTCGAGTTCGCCGGCACGACGCTGTACGAGAGCCGCGGCCTCTCCGGCGCGTCCGCGCTCACCGCGGGCGCCGCCGGCCAGAAGCCCACCACGCGCGTGGCGCTGCCGTCGCCGCTGTTCGCGGAGGGCATCACGATCCTCGGGCCCAAGCTGTGGCAGCTGACCTGGCAGGACGGCTTCGCCATCGAACGCGATTCGAAAACCTTGGCCGAGCTGCGCCGCGTGCCCTTCGACGGCGAGGGCTGGGGCCTGTGCCACCAGCCCAGCGGCCGGCTGGTCATGAGCAACGGCACCTCGCAGCTCACGTTCCGTGACCCGCAGACGTTTGCGATCACCGGGAGCGTCGACGTCGGCGTGGACCAGCTCAACGAACTCGAGTGTGTCGGTGACACGGTGTACGCGAACGTGTGGAAAACCGGCACCATCCTGCGCATCGACTCCAAAACCGGACACATCACCGGACGCATTGACGCCGGCGGACTCCGCACCCCGGTCAACCCCGGAGAAGACGTGCTCAACGGCATCGCGGCCGTCCCCGGCACCGACGAATTCCTCGTCACGGGCAAGCTCTGGCCCGCGATGTACCGGGTGAAGTTCGTCCCCGCCGGCGCCGCCGGGACACAGAACGGCACGTGA